A genomic region of Devosia ginsengisoli contains the following coding sequences:
- the deoA gene encoding thymidine phosphorylase, which translates to MVFLPQEVILKKRNGDILAPAEIADFIAGFAAGTVSHAQAAAFAMAIYFQDMTMPERVALTLAMRDSGTVLDWSDLDGPVADKHSTGGVGDNVSLMLAPILAATGIYVPMISGRGLGHTGGTLDKFDSIPGYTTSPDNTLFRKVVREAGCAIIGQTADLAPADKTLYAIRDVTGTVESIALITASILSKKLAAGLGALVLDVKTGSGAFMPTLEKSRALAQSLVEVANGAGLKTSAIITDMNEPLASAAGNGLEVRNAVDFLTGTHQDARLRAVTLALCAEAARMAGTAATSDAALALVTDALDSGRAAEHFARMVTALGGPADFIANMDRHLAPAPIVRDIFAEGQGAIVDIDTRGVGMAVVALGGGRTMPTDSIDHRVGFDRLAALGAPADDNTPIARIHAADEASAADAEARLKSAYRLGDTPPRHTLIAAHIPPTE; encoded by the coding sequence ATGGTCTTCCTCCCCCAAGAAGTCATCCTCAAAAAGCGCAATGGCGACATCCTCGCCCCCGCCGAAATCGCTGACTTCATAGCCGGCTTCGCCGCCGGCACCGTCTCCCACGCGCAAGCCGCCGCCTTCGCCATGGCGATCTATTTCCAGGACATGACCATGCCCGAGCGCGTCGCGCTCACTTTGGCCATGCGCGACAGCGGCACCGTGCTCGATTGGTCTGATCTCGACGGCCCCGTGGCCGACAAGCATTCCACCGGCGGCGTCGGCGACAATGTCTCCCTCATGCTCGCGCCCATCCTGGCCGCAACAGGTATCTACGTGCCGATGATATCAGGCCGCGGCCTGGGCCATACCGGCGGCACGCTCGACAAGTTCGATTCCATCCCCGGCTATACCACCAGCCCCGACAATACCCTGTTCCGCAAGGTCGTGCGCGAGGCCGGCTGCGCCATTATCGGCCAGACCGCCGATCTCGCCCCCGCCGACAAGACGCTCTACGCCATCCGCGACGTCACCGGCACAGTCGAATCCATCGCCCTCATCACCGCCTCCATCCTCAGCAAAAAGCTCGCCGCCGGCCTGGGCGCGCTGGTGCTCGACGTCAAGACCGGCTCCGGCGCTTTCATGCCCACGCTGGAAAAGTCCCGCGCACTGGCCCAGAGCCTGGTCGAAGTCGCCAATGGCGCCGGCCTCAAGACATCAGCCATCATAACCGACATGAACGAGCCGCTGGCATCAGCCGCCGGCAACGGGCTCGAAGTCCGCAACGCCGTCGATTTCCTCACCGGCACTCATCAGGATGCCCGCCTGCGCGCGGTCACCCTCGCCCTCTGTGCCGAAGCCGCGCGCATGGCCGGCACGGCCGCCACATCCGATGCGGCCCTCGCCCTCGTCACCGATGCCCTCGACAGCGGCCGCGCCGCCGAGCATTTCGCCCGCATGGTGACCGCCCTCGGCGGCCCCGCCGATTTCATCGCCAATATGGATCGCCACCTCGCCCCGGCCCCCATCGTCCGCGACATCTTCGCCGAAGGGCAGGGCGCCATTGTCGATATCGATACGCGCGGCGTCGGCATGGCCGTGGTCGCCCTGGGCGGCGGCCGCACCATGCCCACTGATAGCATCGACCACCGCGTGGGCTTCGACCGCCTCGCTGCCCTCGGCGCCCCCGCTGATGACAACACCCCCATCGCCCGCATCCACGCCGCCGACGAAGCCAGTGCCGCCGACGCCGAGGCCCGCCTCAAATCCGCCTATCGCCTCGGCGACACCCCGCCGCGCCATACCCTTATCGCCGCGCATATCCCGCCCACGGAGTAA
- a CDS encoding phosphopentomutase, translating to MPRAILCILDSVGIGGAPDADKYGDTGSNTFGHIAEWAASGKADKPDLRSGPLNVPNMDALGIGAAIQLSTGTLPPNLSATPKGGRFGVGREVSNGKDTPSGHWEIAGVPVPFDWGYFPQTEPTFPPDLIEEFIARAKLPGILGDKHASGTTIIAELGEESIRTGKPICYTSIDSVFQIAAHEAHFGLDRLYEICQIAFELTAPLMIGRVIARPFIGEDSASFKRTGNRRDFAIAPPEPTLLDRNQQAGNQVYAIGKISDIYAGHGVTHKMKGTGLPQLFDKTLDAMEMADDNAFIMTNFVDFDSEYGHRRDVPGYAAALEYFDSRLPELISKLRPDDLLVLSADHGNDPTWQGTDHTREQVPILVFSPSLSQGEIGIRTTFADIGESIARWLGLAPGRHGKSFL from the coding sequence ATGCCTCGCGCCATTCTCTGCATTCTCGACAGTGTCGGCATTGGCGGCGCGCCCGACGCCGATAAATACGGCGATACCGGCTCCAACACCTTCGGCCACATCGCCGAATGGGCCGCATCAGGCAAGGCCGACAAACCCGACCTGCGCTCCGGCCCACTCAACGTGCCCAATATGGATGCTTTAGGCATCGGCGCCGCCATCCAGCTCTCCACTGGCACCCTGCCGCCCAATCTTTCCGCTACGCCCAAAGGCGGCCGTTTCGGCGTCGGCCGCGAAGTCAGCAATGGCAAGGACACGCCATCAGGCCATTGGGAAATCGCCGGCGTCCCCGTGCCCTTCGATTGGGGCTATTTCCCCCAGACCGAACCCACTTTCCCGCCCGACCTGATCGAGGAATTCATCGCCCGCGCCAAGCTCCCCGGCATTCTCGGCGACAAGCACGCCTCGGGCACCACTATCATTGCTGAACTGGGCGAGGAGAGCATCCGCACTGGCAAGCCCATCTGCTACACCTCCATCGACTCAGTGTTCCAGATCGCCGCCCATGAGGCCCATTTCGGCCTCGATCGCCTCTACGAAATCTGCCAGATCGCCTTCGAACTGACCGCACCCCTGATGATCGGCCGCGTCATCGCCCGTCCCTTCATCGGCGAGGACTCCGCCAGCTTCAAGCGCACCGGCAATCGCCGCGATTTCGCCATTGCCCCGCCCGAGCCGACCTTGCTCGATCGCAACCAGCAGGCCGGCAATCAGGTCTATGCCATCGGCAAGATTTCCGACATCTATGCCGGCCACGGTGTCACCCACAAGATGAAGGGCACTGGCCTGCCGCAACTCTTCGACAAGACGCTGGACGCCATGGAAATGGCCGATGACAACGCCTTCATCATGACTAATTTCGTCGATTTCGACAGCGAATATGGTCATCGCCGCGATGTTCCCGGCTATGCCGCGGCGCTCGAATATTTCGACTCCCGCCTGCCCGAACTGATCAGCAAGCTCCGTCCCGACGACCTGCTGGTCCTGTCAGCCGATCACGGCAACGATCCGACCTGGCAGGGCACCGACCATACCCGCGAACAGGTGCCGATCCTGGTCTTTTCCCCAAGCCTGTCGCAAGGCGAGATTGGCATTCGCACCACCTTCGCCGATATTGGCGAAAGCATTGCCCGCTGGCTCGGCCTCGCGCCCGGCCGTCACGGCAAATCCTTCCTCTAG
- the upp gene encoding uracil phosphoribosyltransferase translates to MSKSAGPVTVLDHPLIQHKLTIMRNKETSIAGFRRLLREIAHLMCYEVTRDLELESIPIETPMAAMDSPAIKGKKLVFASILRAGNGLLDGMLDLVPAARVAHIGLYRDHETLEPVEYYFKAPADLENRLIIVVDPMLATGNSATAAIEKLKERGANNIRFLCLLAAPEGIKNFTESQPDVPIFTAAIDSHLNEKGYIVPGLGDAGDRMYGTK, encoded by the coding sequence ATGAGCAAAAGCGCTGGTCCTGTAACGGTCCTCGATCATCCCCTGATCCAGCACAAGCTGACCATCATGCGGAACAAGGAAACCTCCATTGCCGGTTTCCGCCGCCTGCTGCGCGAGATCGCCCATCTCATGTGCTACGAGGTGACGCGCGATCTCGAGCTGGAATCGATCCCGATCGAGACGCCGATGGCGGCCATGGATTCCCCCGCCATCAAGGGCAAGAAGCTGGTCTTCGCCTCCATCCTGCGCGCCGGCAATGGTCTGCTCGATGGCATGCTCGATCTGGTCCCCGCCGCCCGCGTCGCCCATATCGGCCTCTATCGCGATCACGAAACGCTGGAGCCGGTCGAATACTACTTCAAGGCGCCTGCCGATCTCGAAAACCGGCTGATCATCGTGGTCGATCCCATGCTGGCCACCGGCAATTCGGCCACCGCCGCCATTGAAAAGCTCAAGGAGCGCGGCGCCAACAATATCCGCTTCCTCTGCCTGCTGGCCGCCCCCGAAGGCATCAAGAACTTCACCGAAAGCCAGCCCGACGTCCCGATCTTCACCGCCGCCATCGACAGCCATCTCAACGAAAAAGGCTACATCGTACCGGGGCTCGGAGATGCCGGCGACCGCATGTACGGCACGAAGTAG
- a CDS encoding HAD family hydrolase, whose protein sequence is MNDTLVPVFDLGGVFVDWNPMYLFRKLFESEEDALWFHQNICTGDWNLEFDAGEIYAEGVAKLITRFPRYWREIQAFDMRWKETLGDFIQGTIDIHNELIEQDIPTFAITNFSWEKWVSCLGEWPFLEKFDGVIVSGLEGLVKPDPRLYRVFCERYSLAPDNCVFIDDSEPNIVAARKYGMHGVHFKDPVMLRKELIALGLPLKG, encoded by the coding sequence ATGAACGATACGCTTGTTCCCGTGTTCGACCTTGGCGGCGTGTTCGTCGACTGGAACCCGATGTACCTGTTCCGCAAGCTCTTCGAGAGCGAAGAGGACGCATTGTGGTTCCACCAGAACATCTGCACCGGCGACTGGAATCTCGAATTCGACGCCGGCGAAATCTATGCCGAGGGCGTGGCCAAGCTGATCACGCGCTTCCCCAGATACTGGCGGGAAATCCAGGCTTTCGACATGCGCTGGAAGGAAACGCTGGGCGATTTCATCCAGGGCACGATCGACATCCATAACGAGCTGATCGAGCAGGACATTCCCACCTTCGCCATTACCAACTTCTCCTGGGAGAAGTGGGTGAGCTGCCTGGGCGAATGGCCGTTCCTGGAAAAGTTCGACGGCGTGATCGTGTCGGGGCTCGAAGGGTTGGTAAAGCCCGATCCGCGGCTCTATCGCGTATTCTGCGAGCGCTACAGCCTGGCGCCGGACAATTGCGTGTTCATCGACGACAGCGAGCCCAATATCGTGGCGGCGCGGAAATACGGCATGCATGGGGTGCACTTCAAAGACCCGGTGATGCTGCGGAAAGAGCTGATTGCGCTTGGGCTGCCGCTGAAGGGGTAG
- a CDS encoding TadE/TadG family type IV pilus assembly protein, whose translation MRRAWQGLLAHLRRLALVEEATAAVEFALILPIMLLVYIGSVEASVAITTDRKVQSVAGALGDLVARSDTTISTATLEDYFQAAEGIMTPYPAGDLLQTVTQVQVLSNGTSSVVWSWQYENGIMGPGAHEAGSAFSLPAPMREIAQDNSKTTYVIVSEGSYAHMPLFGFIFNQPINLYRENFLMPRFGGNITVN comes from the coding sequence ATGAGACGGGCGTGGCAAGGGCTGCTGGCCCATCTGCGGCGGTTGGCGCTGGTCGAAGAGGCCACGGCGGCGGTCGAGTTCGCACTGATCCTGCCGATCATGCTGCTGGTCTATATCGGCTCGGTGGAGGCCAGCGTGGCCATTACCACCGACCGCAAGGTGCAATCGGTCGCGGGCGCGCTGGGCGACCTGGTTGCCCGCTCCGACACCACGATCAGCACGGCGACGCTGGAGGACTATTTCCAGGCGGCGGAAGGGATCATGACGCCCTACCCCGCCGGCGACCTGCTGCAGACGGTTACCCAGGTGCAGGTGCTCAGCAACGGCACGAGCAGCGTTGTCTGGTCCTGGCAATATGAGAACGGCATTATGGGGCCGGGCGCGCATGAAGCGGGCTCTGCCTTTTCCCTGCCGGCGCCGATGAGAGAGATCGCCCAGGACAATTCCAAGACCACTTATGTGATCGTGTCCGAGGGCAGCTATGCGCATATGCCGCTGTTCGGCTTCATCTTCAACCAGCCGATCAACCTCTATCGCGAGAACTTCCTGATGCCGCGTTTCGGCGGCAATATCACGGTGAACTAG
- a CDS encoding TadE/TadG family type IV pilus assembly protein — translation MTERLASRIGRRLPPRRRRDFMRDENGVTVVEFGLLAVPFFSILGAIIETSMVFLSGQILDSAVQDAGRMIRTGQTQQAGLTPEQFKQSVCDRLYGLFRDCSGLHVEVQVINSFNAVSISPPVNMACDTGEASCNDWTRPEVYAPGSGSNIVAVQVYYQWPLILPVSGLGLNNLSGGKHLMGAATVFRNEPFT, via the coding sequence ATGACGGAACGCCTTGCATCGCGGATCGGAAGGCGCCTGCCGCCGCGGCGGCGGCGCGACTTCATGCGCGACGAAAACGGCGTGACGGTGGTGGAATTCGGGCTGCTCGCCGTGCCCTTCTTCTCGATCCTTGGCGCGATCATCGAAACATCCATGGTGTTCCTGTCGGGACAGATTCTCGACAGCGCCGTGCAGGATGCCGGCCGGATGATCCGTACCGGCCAGACGCAGCAGGCCGGTCTTACGCCGGAGCAATTCAAGCAGAGCGTCTGTGACCGACTCTACGGCCTGTTCAGGGATTGTTCGGGCCTGCATGTCGAAGTGCAGGTGATCAACAGCTTCAACGCGGTGAGCATCAGCCCGCCGGTCAACATGGCATGCGACACCGGCGAGGCCAGTTGCAATGACTGGACGCGGCCGGAAGTCTATGCGCCAGGCAGCGGGTCCAACATCGTGGCCGTGCAGGTGTATTACCAATGGCCGCTGATCCTGCCGGTCAGCGGGTTGGGACTGAACAATCTGAGCGGCGGCAAACACCTGATGGGCGCCGCCACCGTGTTCCGCAACGAGCCATTCACATGA
- a CDS encoding pilus assembly protein N-terminal domain-containing protein, with the protein MRPMFAAAFALSLSLAASLAPAPAMATDGAPINVNVNMARILRINAAAATVIIGNPGIADVTIQDPQTLILTGKSFGQTNLIVLDNAGNPIADTLIEVVQMQAGVVTVYQGQARTSLACAPICQSVVMMGDDTNFSSEAIASSQLVQQLAN; encoded by the coding sequence ATGCGCCCCATGTTCGCCGCCGCCTTCGCACTCAGCCTGTCGCTTGCAGCAAGCCTGGCGCCGGCACCGGCCATGGCAACCGACGGGGCGCCGATCAACGTCAATGTCAACATGGCGCGCATCCTGCGCATCAATGCCGCGGCCGCCACCGTGATCATCGGCAATCCTGGCATAGCCGACGTGACCATCCAGGACCCACAGACGCTGATCCTGACCGGCAAGAGCTTTGGCCAAACCAACCTGATCGTGCTCGACAATGCCGGCAACCCGATCGCCGATACACTGATCGAAGTGGTGCAGATGCAGGCAGGCGTGGTGACGGTCTATCAGGGACAGGCGCGCACGAGCCTGGCCTGTGCCCCGATCTGCCAGTCGGTGGTAATGATGGGCGACGACACGAACTTTTCCTCGGAGGCGATCGCCTCGTCCCAGCTGGTCCAGCAGCTCGCCAACTGA
- a CDS encoding Flp family type IVb pilin: MNIFARFAKDESGATAIEYGLIAALISVGIILAVTTLGNNLRDVFSTVGNALDVTPPAAGGGTT, encoded by the coding sequence ATGAACATCTTCGCACGTTTCGCCAAGGACGAGTCCGGCGCAACCGCAATTGAATACGGCCTCATCGCCGCCCTGATTTCTGTCGGCATTATTCTTGCCGTTACGACCCTCGGTAACAACCTGCGCGACGTATTCTCGACCGTCGGGAACGCGCTCGACGTGACCCCGCCCGCCGCTGGCGGTGGCACGACCTAA
- a CDS encoding A24 family peptidase, which yields MNIVAMLLFPAAMAFAASSDLLTMRISNKLVLFLVASFCVLALAINLPLQQFAMHVVCALAVLAVGFTLFALRWIGGGDAKLAAATTLWLGFGLTLPYLVYAGLLGGVLTLMILALRRLPLSPLLARYHWLERLHDNKSGVPYGIALALAGMLTYTNSAIFERLAV from the coding sequence ATGAATATCGTTGCGATGCTGCTGTTTCCCGCCGCCATGGCGTTTGCGGCCTCGTCCGATCTGCTGACCATGCGCATTTCCAACAAGCTGGTGCTGTTCCTGGTCGCCAGCTTCTGCGTGCTGGCCCTCGCCATCAATCTGCCCCTGCAGCAATTCGCCATGCATGTCGTCTGCGCGCTCGCGGTCCTGGCGGTCGGCTTCACGCTCTTTGCCCTGCGCTGGATCGGCGGTGGCGATGCCAAGCTGGCGGCGGCCACCACCCTGTGGCTTGGTTTCGGGCTGACCCTGCCATACCTGGTCTACGCCGGCCTGCTCGGCGGTGTGCTGACCCTCATGATCCTGGCTTTGCGCCGCCTGCCGCTGAGCCCGCTACTGGCCCGCTACCATTGGCTCGAACGCCTGCATGACAACAAGTCCGGCGTGCCCTATGGCATCGCCCTGGCTTTGGCCGGCATGCTCACCTACACCAATTCGGCCATCTTCGAGCGCCTCGCCGTCTGA
- the cpaB gene encoding Flp pilus assembly protein CpaB, with protein MKPARIILLVVALVAGGLAAFLVTRGGGAPAPQQAVQTEVVQEARTQILVAKAPIGLGERLGPANLEWQDWPEGAVRSEYVTISAMPDAPADLKDAVARFEFFPGEPIREAKLVRADQGYLSAVLSEGMRGVSVSVSAESSAGGFVVPNDHVDVVLTRQTPAGQQSEVILSNVRVLAIGTRLGEMGTSGGQEDPNAPAPTPVTFANSAIATLELDPAQAETLINASTRGQLALTLRSVVDFSKSTVAETNSNQTVRLIRFGKEQSILAGTNPTLVGQQTVEMSPDLYPQTSGDAAQPYVSIEPQVVSE; from the coding sequence ATGAAGCCGGCGCGTATCATCTTGTTGGTTGTGGCGCTTGTCGCTGGCGGCCTGGCCGCATTTCTCGTCACCCGTGGCGGTGGTGCTCCCGCACCCCAGCAGGCCGTCCAGACCGAAGTGGTCCAGGAAGCCAGGACGCAGATCCTCGTCGCCAAGGCGCCTATCGGTCTTGGCGAGCGCCTCGGCCCGGCAAACCTGGAATGGCAGGATTGGCCCGAAGGCGCCGTTCGCTCCGAATATGTGACCATCTCGGCCATGCCCGATGCGCCTGCCGATCTCAAGGATGCCGTGGCGCGCTTCGAATTCTTCCCCGGCGAGCCGATCCGCGAGGCCAAGCTGGTCCGTGCCGATCAGGGTTATCTCTCGGCTGTCCTCTCCGAAGGCATGCGCGGCGTCTCGGTCAGCGTCTCGGCCGAATCCAGCGCCGGCGGCTTCGTGGTCCCCAATGACCACGTCGATGTGGTGCTGACGCGCCAGACCCCGGCGGGCCAGCAGTCCGAGGTCATCCTGTCCAATGTGCGCGTGCTGGCCATCGGTACCCGACTGGGCGAAATGGGCACCAGCGGCGGCCAGGAAGATCCTAACGCGCCGGCGCCCACGCCCGTCACCTTCGCCAATTCGGCCATTGCCACGCTCGAGCTCGATCCGGCCCAGGCCGAAACGCTGATCAACGCCTCCACGCGTGGCCAACTGGCGCTGACCCTGCGTTCCGTCGTCGATTTCAGCAAGTCCACCGTGGCCGAAACCAATTCCAACCAGACCGTGCGTCTCATCCGTTTCGGCAAGGAACAGTCGATCCTGGCCGGCACCAATCCCACTCTGGTCGGCCAGCAGACGGTCGAAATGAGCCCCGACCTCTACCCACAGACGTCAGGCGATGCGGCCCAGCCCTATGTGTCCATCGAACCCCAGGTGGTGTCCGAATAG
- a CDS encoding type II and III secretion system protein family protein has product MNQFTTLRRRTAGLLAASALALGLLALPMVPAAMAEETHVTISAAAYGATRKFEVEINKTALVDLPAGAAEVIVSQPGVAAAIMRTRTRALIQGITGGDTNIFFLDDQGRTIAVLDVKVIEEPSQVGNALQMALARVIPGSNIRVESVTLGGDVNRIVLTGNVLSGEDRERATAVATQFAGGAENVANILDVAGAQQVMLQVTVSEVKRDVAKQLGINLGAVFNVGTTNLLQFANGLLTDAFPLTGIDASFSANGNSVSTAIRALEGRGALRVLAQPTLTAISGEPAKFLAGGEMPYYTYEDDDNGNRTRTVLFKPYGVQLSFTPVVKSNGVIALKVETSVSEPQADFSITKREANTSVELPSGMTLAIGGLLEEKSTQQIEQFPWLGDIPILGALFRSRDYRTEQTELVILVTPYLVGPSPANSIPVPTDRTAVASDAEAIFLGKLETMYGVGNSGEMRGGFSGSVGFVLD; this is encoded by the coding sequence ATGAACCAGTTCACCACGCTTCGCCGCCGCACTGCCGGTCTTCTCGCCGCTTCCGCGCTGGCCCTGGGCCTGCTGGCCCTGCCGATGGTTCCCGCCGCCATGGCCGAGGAAACCCACGTCACCATCTCCGCCGCAGCCTACGGCGCCACGCGCAAGTTCGAGGTCGAGATCAACAAGACCGCTCTGGTCGATCTGCCGGCCGGCGCTGCCGAAGTCATCGTCTCCCAGCCGGGCGTGGCCGCCGCCATCATGCGCACCCGCACCCGCGCCCTCATCCAGGGCATTACCGGTGGCGACACCAATATCTTCTTCCTCGATGATCAGGGCCGCACCATCGCCGTGCTTGACGTCAAGGTGATCGAAGAACCCTCCCAGGTCGGCAACGCCCTGCAGATGGCGCTGGCCCGTGTCATTCCCGGCTCCAATATCCGCGTGGAATCGGTGACCCTGGGCGGCGACGTCAACCGCATCGTGCTCACAGGCAATGTGCTGTCCGGCGAAGACCGTGAGCGCGCCACCGCTGTCGCCACCCAGTTTGCCGGCGGCGCGGAAAACGTCGCCAACATTCTCGATGTCGCCGGCGCCCAGCAGGTCATGCTGCAGGTCACGGTGTCCGAAGTGAAGCGCGACGTTGCCAAGCAGCTCGGCATCAATCTTGGCGCCGTGTTCAATGTCGGCACCACCAATCTGCTGCAATTCGCCAATGGCCTGCTGACCGATGCCTTCCCGCTCACCGGCATCGATGCGAGCTTCAGTGCCAATGGCAATTCCGTCAGCACGGCCATTCGCGCGCTTGAAGGCCGCGGCGCGCTGCGCGTCCTGGCCCAACCGACGCTGACGGCCATTTCCGGCGAACCCGCCAAGTTCCTCGCTGGCGGCGAAATGCCCTATTACACCTATGAGGACGACGACAACGGCAACCGCACGCGCACCGTCCTGTTCAAGCCCTATGGCGTCCAGCTGAGCTTTACCCCGGTGGTCAAGTCCAATGGGGTCATCGCGCTCAAGGTCGAAACCTCGGTTTCCGAACCGCAGGCGGATTTCTCGATTACCAAGCGCGAGGCCAATACCTCGGTCGAGCTGCCCAGCGGCATGACGCTGGCGATTGGCGGCCTGCTGGAAGAAAAGTCCACCCAGCAGATCGAGCAGTTCCCCTGGCTGGGCGACATCCCGATCCTGGGCGCCCTGTTCCGCTCGCGCGATTACCGCACCGAGCAGACCGAGCTGGTCATTCTGGTCACCCCCTATCTGGTTGGTCCCAGCCCCGCCAATTCCATCCCCGTGCCCACCGATCGCACGGCGGTCGCCAGCGACGCCGAGGCCATTTTCCTGGGCAAGCTGGAAACCATGTATGGCGTCGGCAATAGCGGCGAAATGCGCGGCGGCTTCAGCGGTTCGGTCGGCTTCGTCCTCGACTGA
- a CDS encoding AAA family ATPase — protein MSFLSSEPKVEEPAADIASGARLIPRITIQAFCEHSQTAQLVESAIHDRRMSKVALTTHNGGIDGAVETYKSNPTPNLIIVETNLSPDEIPGALERLAEVCDASTRVVVLGHVNDVLLYRELIRSGISEYIVLPATAQQIVSAITDLFASENAAPIGRTVGFVSAKGGAGGSTVAHNVAWAIATALRQDSLILDMDLAFGTAGLNFNQDPPHGLADALSANQKVDQTMLDRLMSKAANHINLLTAPVTLDRTFDFEEREFEQILELCQNTMPIVVLDIPHAWNAWVRQTLATVDEVVIVAEPDLANLRNAKNIADTVRALRPTENAPSLVLNKVGMTRRPEINPAEFASSVECQLIGQIPFDAALFGTAANNGQMIAEVAANNKINDVYRAVSLHVTGRQAIHAGGRSSNLMKLPSFLKKRA, from the coding sequence ATGAGTTTCCTCAGTTCAGAGCCCAAGGTCGAAGAGCCGGCAGCCGATATCGCCTCGGGCGCGCGCCTCATTCCGCGCATCACCATCCAGGCCTTCTGCGAGCATTCCCAGACGGCCCAACTGGTCGAAAGCGCCATCCATGACCGGCGCATGTCCAAGGTGGCGCTCACCACCCACAATGGCGGCATCGACGGCGCGGTCGAAACCTACAAGTCCAACCCCACGCCCAACCTGATCATCGTCGAGACCAATCTCAGCCCCGACGAAATCCCTGGCGCGCTGGAGCGCCTCGCCGAAGTCTGCGATGCCTCGACGCGCGTCGTCGTGCTCGGCCATGTCAACGACGTGCTGCTCTACCGCGAGCTGATCCGCTCGGGCATTTCGGAATATATCGTGCTGCCGGCCACCGCCCAGCAGATCGTCAGCGCTATTACCGATCTCTTCGCCTCGGAAAATGCCGCCCCCATCGGGCGCACGGTGGGCTTTGTCTCGGCCAAGGGCGGCGCCGGCGGCTCCACCGTCGCCCATAACGTCGCCTGGGCCATCGCCACCGCGCTCCGCCAGGATAGCCTGATCCTCGATATGGACCTGGCCTTCGGCACCGCCGGCCTCAATTTCAACCAGGACCCGCCGCACGGTCTTGCCGACGCGCTCTCGGCCAACCAGAAGGTCGACCAGACCATGCTGGATCGCCTGATGAGCAAGGCGGCCAATCACATCAACCTGCTGACCGCCCCGGTCACGCTCGATCGCACCTTCGATTTCGAAGAGCGCGAATTCGAGCAGATTCTCGAACTCTGCCAGAACACCATGCCCATCGTGGTGCTCGATATTCCCCATGCCTGGAATGCCTGGGTTCGCCAGACGCTCGCCACCGTGGATGAAGTGGTGATCGTGGCCGAGCCCGACCTGGCCAATCTGCGCAACGCCAAGAATATCGCCGATACGGTCCGCGCCCTGCGACCCACCGAGAATGCGCCATCCCTGGTGCTCAACAAGGTGGGCATGACGCGCCGGCCCGAGATCAACCCGGCCGAATTCGCTTCTTCGGTGGAATGCCAGCTCATCGGCCAGATCCCGTTCGATGCGGCTCTGTTCGGCACTGCGGCCAATAACGGGCAGATGATTGCCGAGGTCGCCGCCAACAACAAGATCAACGATGTCTACCGCGCCGTCAGCCTGCATGTGACGGGCCGGCAGGCAATCCATGCCGGGGGCCGGTCATCGAACCTGATGAAACTGCCCTCCTTCCTCAAGAAGCGGGCCTGA